Genomic DNA from Caloenas nicobarica isolate bCalNic1 chromosome 3, bCalNic1.hap1, whole genome shotgun sequence:
ACCCTTGCATTTTCTATAAATTGTCAATTTTAACTGAACATTGTGTTTTTAAAGGCCTGGAAATGTCTTGAAAGCACTCACCTGCATTTTGAAATACCTGTATCTCTCCTGGACCTGGCGTTCACTTGCTACACAAATGCATCTCTCAGTGTAAATTGCCTCACCATGGCTTTATCATACATGATTTTAACATGCTGGAGCTGAGACAGTGTCCTTTCCCAGTTGCTGTTGAAGAGCATTTATGCTCTTAGCCAAGAAAGAGGTCAGAAAACAAACACGAGCCTCAAAGACTTCTCAGATTAGCCTGCAAAACACACCTCAGTTTCTGTAGCCTTCAACAAAGTAGATGTCGTTATCATTAACATCACATCAGGCCAACTCAAACGATCAGGAACCCACTTATTGCCACGTCAACAGGAAAGCAGCTTTCAACAGGAGGCCAAGCCTGAACATGTGCCCCTGCCTTGAGGGTTATTAAATGTGTGTTTGAAACACACAAGTAAGAGCTCaagtaacattttctttccaaggcTGCACTCCTGGTTATGAACCTATGTCACTGAAAGCAGAATCCAACGCCCTCCTGCAAGGGAGGGAATAATGCTTCAACAACATGGTCAAGCTTGCTGCCCTGGCAATGAATGCTTATCTCACGCTGCTCTCCCAGTgagtaatatttaaaataaacaaatactgCAGGGAAGTTGCTGTTAGTGCAATTGTTGGGTTGTACTCTCATGGCAAGCTTTTTATCATAATAGTGCAGCAAGAGTACAGGGTGTTTGCAAGGCAAGTTTGAGCCAGGGCACGAAAGCACTTAAAGTCTGTTAATAAATAACAGACATGTGGTTTTGCAGTATGGCTTAAAAAATCAACACCTTCAAAGAACAATAATAAGCAAGTGctattgaaacaaaacaaaaaacaatgaagacatttaattgCTAGTTCCTGGGAATGGCAGCCGTTCTCTGGAGAGAGTGGGAACCCTACAggtgtggcagcagctgcagcagcacgtCAGTTGTACAGGGACGCACCTTTGTGTTCTTCCCCTTGTGCTGTTCAGCACAGGTAGTGGTGACGATACTACGGTTTGCTAATGAACCACAATGCCTTGAATTTCTTTTGTGTATTGAATTACTTTCCTATATCTGAAGACTGTTGTATAGTCAAGGGGCCAGATTCTCAGCTGGTCTCAGGCATGTTGGCTTTTCATGGATTTGACTGAGCCATGCTGTACAGAGGTCTAGAGCTCATCATTATCTTGGGTTTATGAGTTAGCAGCAGCAAATGCCTCATCTTAACATTCCCAATGTAAGGACACAATAGacaaggaagaggaaagataGCCAGGGGGCACATATTTTTGCTGTACAAAGCTCACACCAGATGATTTCACTGAACTGAAGCGAGATTAGGCCATTGACCTCAAAGGGAAGGACCTACTGCTAGGAAGTACGCCCCAGGCCTACCAGAACAGTCTGTGACAATACCAGCACGTATTATCAGAAAACACTGCTTTGCCCAGCTTGGGAACTGCCTGCTGCCAAGCTGGGCATGTCATCCCAGCACTTAATCCACCCATAAGTAAATCATTGCAAAGagttagaaaaattaaatacttacTCGGTCCAAGGCCTATGGAAAATGCAGCAACATAAACAAGCAGGCTGGCCAGCGAGAGCCATTTCAGGACAACGGGAACCTCCCCACTTTCCATGTGAGACCCTGTTGTGCTTTTGCGTCCTGCCAAGGCAGTCCTGTTCAGTTCTCCTGTCCTGGCAACATCTGGGCTTCTCTGCATGTCAAATGACAGTCTTTCAGGCAAAGCCATGCTAGCAAAGAGGTCCTTGAGACTCCCATTGGTGACACCAGTGAGGTTTCCTGGTCTTTGGAGAATTAAATCCTCTGGTGATTGGCTTCTACAGACATTGGTGAAATTCACATGTATGTTACGGTTCACTAAGCCCATAGTGACCAACGATACTGCCATAACAGAAGAGCCAATGCACAGAAAAGTTTTACTTCCAACTTGATCCACAAAAACTGTGGCTGGGACTGTGCTGACCACTTTAACCACTCCAACTCCAGTAGAAGCCAAGCTGGCAGCTTCATTGCTCTGGAACCCAACTGACTTCAAAACAGTTGATGcgtaaaataaaatgttgggTTGCCCAGTTGTTTGCACAAAAAAGACTAGAGTGAGTCCTACCAACATTCGGGCCCTCATGTTGTTTTTTGAACTAAACAGGTCCAAGAAACTATACTGATGTTCATCTTTCAGGGAAGACTTGATCACAGTAAGTTCTTTAGTAGCATCTGATGTTTCCCGTAGCCTCTCCAGTACTTTTCTTGCAGCttcatcattatttttcatgaCAAGAAACCGAGGACTTGGTGGAAGGAAATACATGGCAATAGCTTGCAAGGCACCCAATGGAATCACGAGGCCAAACATGTACTTCCAGCCATGAGATACGCTGGCAAATGCATAATTTGAAATATAGGCAAAGAGAATGCCTATCACAATCATGAGTTCATTTAATGATACGAGGAGGCCTCTTCTGTGCTGTGGGGCGATCTCAGCAATATACACACACGTTGCAATTGATGATAACGATATGGAAATACCTATGGCAATCCGTCCCACAATAAGTAGCCCATATGATTCATAGGGCAGTAAAATCAGACTCCCCAACACAAGTAAAGAAGATGCAATAATAATAGCAAGTCTCCTTCCAAATCGGTCTATCAGGAATCCACCAGTAAGGGATGCAAATAAAGCCCCAAAGAGCAGGGAACTTACAATGATTTCCTGCTCTTTGCAAGAGAGTGCTAATATGCTGCTCATCTGAAGAAGAGCTCCAGAGATAAGGCCCAACTCGTAACCCATCAGAAGTCCACttacagcagcaacagcagaagaTAGAAAAGTAAATGTTCCACAGcctgaaaaaatagaaaaaacacaaaaacttgAAAGTGTGACTTCTGCAACATTCTCAATACTGATAACAACTTTATTTGATATACCAGCCgcccaaatatttttgtaactttCAGGGAAAGCAGTTAGGTGCATACAAACCCAGCAGCAGTAGTGACATAAAAGGtcatttttgaaaagaaaaaaaattatataaaagcTTCCttaattttaatgcttttcagTTCCTTATCTTCCCAATCAGAATTCAATGAGGTTTTGATCAGGCTCTAAAGAATTAAACATTCGGTTTCATAATATCATTGCAAAAGGCAACACTGACAATACGACCTTCTAGTAAGAAAGCAATTTTTGCCTTGAGAGgttctcagtgtttttcctgtaTATAATTGAGGAATTATTGTCCACCCAACATGGGCaagaaaagcagtaatttcCCAGCCAAATTGCTTCAACCTTGACTTGAATAAGTAACAAGTTAAGTTTTCCCTCGCCACTTA
This window encodes:
- the SLC2A12 gene encoding solute carrier family 2, facilitated glucose transporter member 12, coding for MAPGQSAEDLGQQSRTMRAGEDEESSRGSHRSSRRHLHQLPAAAGCGTFTFLSSAVAAVSGLLMGYELGLISGALLQMSSILALSCKEQEIIVSSLLFGALFASLTGGFLIDRFGRRLAIIIASSLLVLGSLILLPYESYGLLIVGRIAIGISISLSSIATCVYIAEIAPQHRRGLLVSLNELMIVIGILFAYISNYAFASVSHGWKYMFGLVIPLGALQAIAMYFLPPSPRFLVMKNNDEAARKVLERLRETSDATKELTVIKSSLKDEHQYSFLDLFSSKNNMRARMLVGLTLVFFVQTTGQPNILFYASTVLKSVGFQSNEAASLASTGVGVVKVVSTVPATVFVDQVGSKTFLCIGSSVMAVSLVTMGLVNRNIHVNFTNVCRSQSPEDLILQRPGNLTGVTNGSLKDLFASMALPERLSFDMQRSPDVARTGELNRTALAGRKSTTGSHMESGEVPVVLKWLSLASLLVYVAAFSIGLGPMSWLVLSEIFPGGIRGRAMALTSSMNWGINLLISLTFLTVTELIGLAWVCFIYTIMSLASLAFVIVFIPETKGCSLEQISMELAKQKYVKSPLCWMSQHREKLVPVELAKRGKEQLY